One genomic region from Oncorhynchus gorbuscha isolate QuinsamMale2020 ecotype Even-year linkage group LG13, OgorEven_v1.0, whole genome shotgun sequence encodes:
- the LOC123993067 gene encoding protein phosphatase 1A-like, translating to MRTARRASTVEVPSFLRQLAKETEKMVTFFFKGGQRDGQEGSEEDSSDEDNGPSVYLDRPVLDKHTAEGRSQWGVNYATASMQGWRAQMEDAHACMPEMGGELAEWGYYAVFDGHAGNTVAQYCSHNLLQHILATGRVKAQEDPDDVKEGIVEGFLAIDSHMHTLTRQECWERSGSTAAAVMLSPQYVYFVNCGDSRTLLCRDGQVIFYTEDHKPFNPREKERIQNAGGSVTQHRVNGSLAVSRSLGDFDFKEVDWRSQTEQLVSPEPEVYELERSPQDEFLIVACDGVWDAIGNEELCAFVHSRLQVCDDLREICNQVIDLCLYKGSLDNMSIIIVTFPGAPQVSQEALQKEAELETILEAKVEEIVNLLKSRDKDPDLLYVMKFLVSEDIPGLPPGGGVTSKRDCVISAYQKFVTPFRSLEPMVGEDQT from the exons ATGAGGACGGCCAGGCGGGCCAGCACCGTGGAGGTGCCCTCCTTCCTCCGCCAGCTGGCCaaggagacagagaagatggTCACCTTCTTCTTtaagggggggcagagagatggCCAGGAGGGGAGCGAAGAGGACTCCAGTGATGAGGATAACGGGCCGAGCGTCTACCTGGACCGGCCCGTCCTGGATAAACACACGGCCGAGGGGAGGTCTCAGTGGGGGGTGAACTATGCAACGGCCAGCATGCAGGGCTGGAGGGCGCAGATGGAGGACGCCCACGCCTGCATGCCGGAGATGGGAGGGGAGCTGGCGGAGTGGGGCTACTATGCAGTGTTTGATGGACACGCTGGCAACACGGTGGCACAGTACTGCTCCCATAACCTGCTGCAACACATCCTCGCTACAG GGCGCGTAAAGGCACAGGAGGACCCTGATGACGTGAAGGAGGGGATCGTCGAGGGCTTCCTGGCCATTGACAGCCACATGCACACGCTGACGCGCCAGGAATGCTGGGAGCGCAGCGGCTCCACGGCGGCCGCCGTCATGCTCTCGCCGCAGTACGTCTACTTCGTCAACTGTGGCGACTCGCGGACGCTCCTCTGCCGCGACGGCCAGGTCATCTTCTACACGGAGGACCACAAGCCCTTCAACCCCAGGGAGAAGGAGCGGATACAGAACGCGGGCGGCTCGGTGACCCAGCATAGGGTGAACGGCTCCCTCGCCGTGTCCAGGTCCCTGGGAGACTTTGACTTTAAGGAGGTGGACTGGAGGTCCCAGACTGAGCAGCTGGTCTCCCCAGAGCCAGAGGTGTACGAGCTGGAGAGGTCCCCGCAAGACGAGTTCCTCATAGTGGCTTGTGACGGAGTGTGGGACGCCATCGGCAACGAGGAGCTGTGTGCGTTCGTCCACAGTCGCCTGCAGGTGTGCGATGACCTGAGGGAGATCTGCAACCAGGTCATTGACCTCTGCCTCTATAAG GGTAGTTTGGACAACATGAGCATCATCATCGTGACCTTCCCTGGTGCACCCCAGGTGTCACAAGAGGCCCTACAAAAAGAGGCCGAGCTAGAGACAATCCTCGAAGCCAAAGTGGAAG agatTGTCAACTTGCTAAAGTCGCGGGACAAGGACCCGGACCTGCTGTACGTGATGAAGTTTCTGGTCTCTGAGGACATACCTGGCCTGCCACCAGGGGGAGGAGTCACCAGCAA AAGAGACTGTGTCATCTCTGCATATCAGAAGTTTGTAACGCCCTTCAGATCTCTGGAACCAATGGTAGGAGAAGACCAAACATAG
- the si:dkey-202g17.3 gene encoding 4F2 cell-surface antigen heavy chain isoform X1, translating into MRIATLLCSRIGMQLNMDGGYGSTAVGSGMSGSLGDSETVPLLITDPEPETPKWQPMSKEQLELEAGGPGWRKIRSCLMVVFWLGWLALLGASIDIIVQSPRPVAPPLLWWQRALFYRIQPILLMDAQNEVPDGIDVVCEQLPYLKSLGVKALLLEGLFHQDVSPLDLSKIAERVGTVPQIQQLLMESHNAGIKVVFDFCDLDLFGPKDSVGNDSAVPSDLTGSIQYALRFWLEQGVAGFGICDTDAAYSEKTLTEWRVLVKEFSTSDDERIVVVKQTGESLPALNTSSTSVNSSLVELVMMSLLPHEQHLLSGQEVAIAVERHLSTSHGELWPSWTVGGEASPMLHRILLVLMMTLPGSPVVKYGEEIVHSPNASADMSWERETDKTIGLNHSVGEQRKLKRSALALFSSLSGSRLREESLLYGSFTFLPFNTTSLLPYSNSTLAPPSAPVLAFLRSWGCVHFLVLLNLGPEAQALDPAWAPSLPTAGVFVTSTGMDRLGGTSLETLRLQPEEAIVIKLFESDSYSS; encoded by the exons ATGCGGATTGCCACTTTACTCTG TAGCCGAATTGGAATGCAATTGAACATGGATGGTGGCTATGGCAGCACGGCAGTGGGCTCTGGGATGTCGGGCAGTCTGGGCGACTCTGAGACGGTCCCACTGCTAATCACGGACCCCGAACCAGAGACTCCGAAATGGCAGCCCATGTCCAAGGAACAGCTGGAGCTCGAAGCCGGGGGCCCGGGGTGGAGAAAAATACGCTCCTGCCTGATGGTGGTCTTCTGGCTGGGTTGGCTGGCCTTGCTGGGCGCCTCTATCGACATCATAGTGCAGAGCCCTCGGCCGGTCGCACCGCCGCTACTGTGGTGGCAGAGGGCGCTGTTTTACCGCATACAGCCCATCCTGCTCATGGACGCCCAGAACGAGGTGCCAGATGGTATCGACG TGGTGTGTGAGCAGCTACCATACCTGAAGTCCCTGGGTGTAAAGGCTCTGCTTCTGGAGGGGCTGTTTCACCAGGACGTGTCCCCACTGGACCTCAGTAAGATTGCTGAGCGAGTGGGTACAGTGCCTCAGATCCAACAACTGCTCATGGAGAGCCACAACGCAG GCATCAAAGTAGTGTTTGACTTCTGTGATCTGGACCTGTTCGGACCCAAAGACTCAGTAGGCAACGACTCTGCTGTGCCCTCTGACCTCACTGGCTCAATACAG TATGCACTCCGATTTTGGTTGGAACAGGGTGTGGCAGGATTTGGGATCTGTGACACAGATGCTGCATATTCCGAAAAG ACCCTGACCGAGTGGAGAGTTCTGGTCAAGGAGTTCAGCACATCAGATGATGAGAG GATTGTAGTGGTGAAACAAACAGGAGAGTCTCTACCTGCCCTGAATACCTCTAGCACGTCAGTCAACAGCTCATTGGTGGAGCTGGTTATGATGTCACTACTGCCACACGAGCAGCACCTCCTGTCCGGACAGGAAGTGGCCATTGCTGTGGAGAGACACCTGTCGACATCCCACGGCGAACTTTGGCCCAGTTGGACG GTGGGCGGTGAAGCATCACCGATGTTGCACAGAATACTCCTGGTTCTGATGATGACACTACCTGGATCACCTGTTGTCAAATATGGAGAAGAAATAGTTCATTCGCCG AATGCGTCTGCAGACATGAGCTGGGAACGTGAGACAGACAAGACCATTGGACTGAACCACTCTGTTGGG GAACAGAGGAAGCTCAAACGCTCCGCTTTGGCTCTGTTCAGCTCCCTCAGTGGCTCTCGCCTCAGAGAAGAATCTCTCCTTTATGGGAGCTTCACCTTTCTCCCCTTCaacaccacctccctcctcccctactccaACTCCACCCTGGCTCCCCCATCAGCCCCTGTGCTAGCCTTCCTGCGCTCTTGGGGCTGTGTCCACTTCCTGGTGCTGCTCAACCTTGGGCCTGAGGCCCAAGCCCTGGACCCAGCATGGGCTCCCAGCCTTCCCACTGCTGGGGTGTTTGTGACCAGCACAGGGATGGACCGCCTGGGCGGCACCTCCCTGGAAACACTGAGGCTCCAGCCAGAGGAGGCCATAGTCATCAAACTGTTTGAGTCTGACAGCTACTCCTCCTAG
- the si:dkey-202g17.3 gene encoding 4F2 cell-surface antigen heavy chain isoform X2, which yields MQLNMDGGYGSTAVGSGMSGSLGDSETVPLLITDPEPETPKWQPMSKEQLELEAGGPGWRKIRSCLMVVFWLGWLALLGASIDIIVQSPRPVAPPLLWWQRALFYRIQPILLMDAQNEVPDGIDVVCEQLPYLKSLGVKALLLEGLFHQDVSPLDLSKIAERVGTVPQIQQLLMESHNAGIKVVFDFCDLDLFGPKDSVGNDSAVPSDLTGSIQYALRFWLEQGVAGFGICDTDAAYSEKTLTEWRVLVKEFSTSDDERIVVVKQTGESLPALNTSSTSVNSSLVELVMMSLLPHEQHLLSGQEVAIAVERHLSTSHGELWPSWTVGGEASPMLHRILLVLMMTLPGSPVVKYGEEIVHSPNASADMSWERETDKTIGLNHSVGEQRKLKRSALALFSSLSGSRLREESLLYGSFTFLPFNTTSLLPYSNSTLAPPSAPVLAFLRSWGCVHFLVLLNLGPEAQALDPAWAPSLPTAGVFVTSTGMDRLGGTSLETLRLQPEEAIVIKLFESDSYSS from the exons ATGCAATTGAACATGGATGGTGGCTATGGCAGCACGGCAGTGGGCTCTGGGATGTCGGGCAGTCTGGGCGACTCTGAGACGGTCCCACTGCTAATCACGGACCCCGAACCAGAGACTCCGAAATGGCAGCCCATGTCCAAGGAACAGCTGGAGCTCGAAGCCGGGGGCCCGGGGTGGAGAAAAATACGCTCCTGCCTGATGGTGGTCTTCTGGCTGGGTTGGCTGGCCTTGCTGGGCGCCTCTATCGACATCATAGTGCAGAGCCCTCGGCCGGTCGCACCGCCGCTACTGTGGTGGCAGAGGGCGCTGTTTTACCGCATACAGCCCATCCTGCTCATGGACGCCCAGAACGAGGTGCCAGATGGTATCGACG TGGTGTGTGAGCAGCTACCATACCTGAAGTCCCTGGGTGTAAAGGCTCTGCTTCTGGAGGGGCTGTTTCACCAGGACGTGTCCCCACTGGACCTCAGTAAGATTGCTGAGCGAGTGGGTACAGTGCCTCAGATCCAACAACTGCTCATGGAGAGCCACAACGCAG GCATCAAAGTAGTGTTTGACTTCTGTGATCTGGACCTGTTCGGACCCAAAGACTCAGTAGGCAACGACTCTGCTGTGCCCTCTGACCTCACTGGCTCAATACAG TATGCACTCCGATTTTGGTTGGAACAGGGTGTGGCAGGATTTGGGATCTGTGACACAGATGCTGCATATTCCGAAAAG ACCCTGACCGAGTGGAGAGTTCTGGTCAAGGAGTTCAGCACATCAGATGATGAGAG GATTGTAGTGGTGAAACAAACAGGAGAGTCTCTACCTGCCCTGAATACCTCTAGCACGTCAGTCAACAGCTCATTGGTGGAGCTGGTTATGATGTCACTACTGCCACACGAGCAGCACCTCCTGTCCGGACAGGAAGTGGCCATTGCTGTGGAGAGACACCTGTCGACATCCCACGGCGAACTTTGGCCCAGTTGGACG GTGGGCGGTGAAGCATCACCGATGTTGCACAGAATACTCCTGGTTCTGATGATGACACTACCTGGATCACCTGTTGTCAAATATGGAGAAGAAATAGTTCATTCGCCG AATGCGTCTGCAGACATGAGCTGGGAACGTGAGACAGACAAGACCATTGGACTGAACCACTCTGTTGGG GAACAGAGGAAGCTCAAACGCTCCGCTTTGGCTCTGTTCAGCTCCCTCAGTGGCTCTCGCCTCAGAGAAGAATCTCTCCTTTATGGGAGCTTCACCTTTCTCCCCTTCaacaccacctccctcctcccctactccaACTCCACCCTGGCTCCCCCATCAGCCCCTGTGCTAGCCTTCCTGCGCTCTTGGGGCTGTGTCCACTTCCTGGTGCTGCTCAACCTTGGGCCTGAGGCCCAAGCCCTGGACCCAGCATGGGCTCCCAGCCTTCCCACTGCTGGGGTGTTTGTGACCAGCACAGGGATGGACCGCCTGGGCGGCACCTCCCTGGAAACACTGAGGCTCCAGCCAGAGGAGGCCATAGTCATCAAACTGTTTGAGTCTGACAGCTACTCCTCCTAG